CCAAATGTTATTATGTGAACCACAATGACGAGATTtaactcttttaaaaaaaaactaattatacTGTCAAAGTGTCATCCAATAAAATTAGAACGATACAGATTATACTGTCAAAGTCAcaaaaattatgtttttttctCTAATTTCCTCAAAAGTTAACATGAagagataaaaagaaaaacagtTACTAGTAACACTTAAAACAATCATTTTCTATTTATCGCAATAATATTACACTCAACAGTCAACACTCTTCATGGGCATGGAAATTTCTTCTTTCTGGTTGCGTGTATTATTTGTAGGATAGAAGCAACTTGCAAGAAACATATACTCCTTGTGTAAACAATAATGTTAGGGCTAGTTTGGTACAAGAGACTGAGGATAATTAATTCTGTAATTAAATTTAGATAAATTTATCACATATTTGGTTGAATAAAATCGCCATATAATTAATCACATGattgtaaaattatttttattcttatGAAAATGTGGGAATAATCCTGGGATAACTATTCTCGGAATAACTCGTTCCCCAGCAAAACAACCCCTTAGAGAGGTCTGAGTCTCTAAGCatattcaacaacaataataacaataacaacaaaatacctAGTATATTTTCACAAGTGAAATTTGGAGAAGGTGTACGTACACCTTTAAAAAGACAGAAAAATTGTTTCCAATAGAACCTCGTTTAGATTTCACCATATTCCAATTAAGCAATTATCCAAACCAACCCATCTTTTGTTTCTTATTACTGCTGTAGTCTGTACCACATCATTTATCCATTACTATAAAAATATCTGGCTGGATATCCAAATTgaatggaaagtgaatcaatcaGTATTTTCAACGTGGCCCAATAAGGCCCACCCaattggtttcttcttcttctttcttataTGAACCAGAAAATTGGTTTCCTCCGGCCGGCAGACTGTCTATAATGGCGTCAATTTCCGTTCTTTCATTCTTTTTCATTGTTATCTCTTTCTGCCTCACTCCGGTGACCATTTCCGTCCAATCCGACGGTCATGAAACTTTCATCATTCACGTTTCCAAATCCGATAAGCCCCGTGTTTTCACCACCCACCACCATTGGTACTCCTCCATCATCCGATCCGTTTCTCAACACCCTTCTAAAATCCTCTACACCTATAAACGTGCCGCCGTGGGCTTCTCCGCGCACCTCACAGCCGCTCAGGCTGATCAGCTCCGCCGTATTCCAGGTGTAATCTCCGTCCTTCCCGACGAAGTACGCCACCTCCACACCACCCATACCCCTACCTTCTTGGGACTTGCTGACTCTTTCGGTCTTTGGCCCAACTCCGATTACGCTGATGATGTCATCGTCGGAGTTCTGGATACGGGTATATGGCCGGAAAGACCGAGTTTCTCCGACGAGGGTCTCTCTCCGGTTCCTTCAAGTTGGAAAGGGAAATGCGTTACTGGACCGGATTTTCCTGAAACCTCATGTAATAAAAAAATCATAGGCGCTCAAATGTTTTACAAAGGGTATGAAGCTAAACATGGCCCAATGGATGAATCAAAAGAATCAAAATCGCCAAGAGATACTGAAGGACATGGAACACATACAGCATCAACAGCAGCTGGTTCTGTAGTGGCAAATGCTAGCTTTTACCAATATGCCAAAGGTGAAGCTAGAGGTATGGCTATAAAAGCAAGAATAGCTGCTTACAAGATTTGCTGGAAAAATGGTTGTTTTAATTCTGATATATTGGCTGCCATGGATCAAGCTGTTGATGATGGTGTCCATGTGATTTCACTTTCCGTTGGGGCTAACGGTTATGCTCCACATTATCTCTATGATTCTATTGCAATTGGAGCTTTTGGAGCATCCGAACATGGTGTTCTCGTCTCATGTTCAGCTGGAAATTCTGGTCCCGGAGCTTATACGGCAGTGAACATTGCCCCGTGGATGCTCACTGTTGGTGCTTCAACTATAGATCGTGAGTTCCCTGCAGATGTTATTTTAGGAGATAATAGAATATTTGGTGGTGTTTCATTGTACTCCGGCAATCCTTTGGCCGATGCCAAATTGCCGGTTGTTTATTCCGGCGACTGTGGTAGCAAATACTGTTATCCAGGAAAGCTAGACCCTAAAAAAGTCGCAGGAAAAATTGTTTTGTGCGATAGGGGAGGCAACGCTAGGGTTGAAAAAGGGAGTGCAGTGAAGCAGGCAGGCGGAGTAGGGATGATACTCGCTAATTTGGCTGACTCCGGCGAAGAACTCGTCGCCGATTCACATCTTCTCCCGGCGACGATGGTCGGTCAAAAAGCTGGAGACAAAATAAGACACTACGTAAAGTCTGATCCTTCACCGACGGCGACAATCGTGTTCAGAGGAACCGTGATAGGAAAATCACCGGCGGCGCCACGTGTAGCGGCGTTCTCGAGCCGAGGACCTAATCATTTGACGCCGGAGATTCTTAAACCGGATGTTATTGCACCTGGAGTTAACATTTTGGCCGGTTGGACCGGATCTGTTGGACCGACCGATTTGGATATTGACACGAGAAGAGTAGAATTTAATATTATTTCTGGAACTTCAATGTCGTGCCCTCACGTTAGTGGATTGGCTGCTTTACTTAGACGGGCCCACCCAAAGTGGACCCCAGCAGCGGTAAAGTCAGCACTTATGACAACAGCTTACAATTTGGACAATTCTGGTAAAGTATTTACAGATCTTGCCACTGGCCAAGAATCTACTCCATTCGTTCATGGATCAGGTCATGTAGATCCGAACCGAGCATTGGATCCGGGTTTGGTTTACGATATCGAGACTAGCGATTACGTGAATTTCCTATGCTCCATTGGCTATGACGGCACCGATGTCGCCGTGTTCGCGAGAGATTCTTCTCGAGTGAATTGCAGTGAACGAAGTTTGGCTACTCCGGGAGACCTGAATTACCCGTCGTTCTCCGTTGTTTTTACCGGTGAGACTAACGGTGTGGTAAAATACAAGCGGGTGGTGAAGAATGTAGGGAAAAATACAGATGCTGTGTATGAAGTGAAGGTGAACGCGCCGTCGTTGGTGGAGGTGAGTGTATCACCGGCGAAGCTTGTATTCAGTGAGGAAAAGCAAAGTTTGTCGTATGAGATTAGCTTAAAGAGTAAAAGCAGTGGTGATTTGGAGATGGTGAAGGGGATTGAATCTGCATTTGGGTCGATTGAGTGGAGTGATGGTATTCACAATGTGAGAAGCCCAATTGCAGTGCGTTGGCGTCACTATTCTGCGGCATCCATTTGAGACTCAAATTTTGAGTATTGGAGCTTGACAATGTAGCCGATGATTGTTCTTTACTGCATGGACCAATAAACTGGGATGATGATAAATTGAAAGAGGAAATGCTGCTATAGAATGTTGTCTTTAATTTCACTTTCTTTACCTTTTTCTCGTTTCGGATGTTGTTCAGATTGATGTACATATGAATGAAGCATACCCAGTTGTTTCACAGTAATTGACAAGAAGCCTGGTGGTTCAAATAAGTATATCAGCTATATGTAACTTTGTTTTTGACAAATTACCAAATCCGTAGTCTAGCATCTATCATAGCCAATAGCGACATACAATAGAAGCGCAGCGAGGTATATAGGAGGGGAAGAAAGAGAAGAGGGACGGGTTGGGCTATGACCCAAATTTTACGTGATGGCAGATATCCTTTGGCTTGGGAAGTGCTCTTTTTCTTCAAATCCAAAtatgtttaaaaataaaacttggaTC
Above is a window of Nicotiana tabacum cultivar K326 chromosome 8, ASM71507v2, whole genome shotgun sequence DNA encoding:
- the LOC107795648 gene encoding subtilisin-like protease SBT1.4, giving the protein MASISVLSFFFIVISFCLTPVTISVQSDGHETFIIHVSKSDKPRVFTTHHHWYSSIIRSVSQHPSKILYTYKRAAVGFSAHLTAAQADQLRRIPGVISVLPDEVRHLHTTHTPTFLGLADSFGLWPNSDYADDVIVGVLDTGIWPERPSFSDEGLSPVPSSWKGKCVTGPDFPETSCNKKIIGAQMFYKGYEAKHGPMDESKESKSPRDTEGHGTHTASTAAGSVVANASFYQYAKGEARGMAIKARIAAYKICWKNGCFNSDILAAMDQAVDDGVHVISLSVGANGYAPHYLYDSIAIGAFGASEHGVLVSCSAGNSGPGAYTAVNIAPWMLTVGASTIDREFPADVILGDNRIFGGVSLYSGNPLADAKLPVVYSGDCGSKYCYPGKLDPKKVAGKIVLCDRGGNARVEKGSAVKQAGGVGMILANLADSGEELVADSHLLPATMVGQKAGDKIRHYVKSDPSPTATIVFRGTVIGKSPAAPRVAAFSSRGPNHLTPEILKPDVIAPGVNILAGWTGSVGPTDLDIDTRRVEFNIISGTSMSCPHVSGLAALLRRAHPKWTPAAVKSALMTTAYNLDNSGKVFTDLATGQESTPFVHGSGHVDPNRALDPGLVYDIETSDYVNFLCSIGYDGTDVAVFARDSSRVNCSERSLATPGDLNYPSFSVVFTGETNGVVKYKRVVKNVGKNTDAVYEVKVNAPSLVEVSVSPAKLVFSEEKQSLSYEISLKSKSSGDLEMVKGIESAFGSIEWSDGIHNVRSPIAVRWRHYSAASI